A single window of Arvicanthis niloticus isolate mArvNil1 chromosome X, mArvNil1.pat.X, whole genome shotgun sequence DNA harbors:
- the LOC117695148 gene encoding uncharacterized protein LOC117695148 → MTVPKQERLILFDFDDEEDDDINFTENALSEDNSKFKSIQGVVTSLCNDYGWINETIFFNMNLISDNMPLNIGTNVLALVEENQEIISSKQSRIQAIHGDLLLVEYSMNPGTANMNIHSASPLNSHIWKRRRDLEESHGTVPKQERLILFDFDDKEDDDINFTENALSEGSSHRGWETLILRVRQRKSTESSESRGHCSGWWRSQHCTPCTTLYSGCFHGKNMSEETSQEHHIDNSKFKSIQGVVTSLCNDYGWINETIFFNMNLISDNMPLNIGTNVLALVEENPRNHIFKAIKVKAMNNLPEGSEPSKLGRRLCIKCVTSVTEDNIYISKDTFFPLCMFSGGFRPFNGDLLLVEYSMNPGTANMNIHSASPLNSQNMEEVCVTSIDGRNGMVESTIFFTLDSLHIPSGYIPGLYDIVDVVAVDTMQPHCSWRAVSMTPLEMVN, encoded by the exons ATAACTCCAAATTCAAGTCTATTCAGGGAGTTGTGACCTCTCTGTGTAATGACTATGGCTGGATTAATGAAACCATCTTCTTCAATATGAACTTAATCAGTGACAACATGCCTCTGAACATAGGGACAAATGTCCTTGCACTTGTGGAAGAAAACCAAGAAATCATATCTTCAAAGCAATCAAG GATTCAGGCCATTCATGGAGATTTGCTGCTGGTTGAGTATTCCATGAACCCAGGAACTGCAAACATGAATATCCACTCTGCAAGCCCCCTCAACTCTCATATCTGGAAGAG AAGAAGGGACCTTGAAGAAAGTCATGGCACAGTACCAAAGCAGGAGCGCTTAATACTCTTTGACTTTGATGATAAAGAAGATGATGATATAAACTTTACTGAGAATGCTCTTTCTGAAG GATCATCTCACAGAGGCTGGGAAACTCTCATCTTAAGGGTCAGACAAAGGAAGAGTACTGAGTCATCTGAAAGCCGTGGTCACTGCTCAGGTTGGTGGCGATCCCAACATTGTACACCTTGTACCACCTTGTACAGTGGATGCTTTCATGGGAAGAACATGTCTGAAGAAACATCGCAAGAACATCATATAG ATAACTCCAAATTCAAGTCTATTCAGGGAGTTGTGACCTCTCTGTGTAATGACTATGGCTGGATTAATGAAACCATCTTCTTCAATATGAACTTAATCAGTGACAACATGCCTCTGAACATAGGGACAAATGTCCTTGCACTTGTGGAAGAAAACCCAAGAAATCATATCTTCAAAGCAATCAAG GTGAAAGCTATGAATAATCTTCCTGAGGGCAGTGAGCCATCAAAACTTGGCAGAAGGCTTTGTATCAAATGTGTCACCTCCGTAACTGAAGACAACATCTATATCAGCAAGGACACGTTTTTCCCGTTATGCATGTTTTCTGGAG GATTCAGGCCATTCAATGGAGATTTGCTGCTGGTTGAGTATTCCATGAACCCAGGAACTGCAAACATGAATATCCACTCTGCAAGCCCCCTCAACTCTCAGAATATGGAAGAG GTCTGTGTTACCAGCATTGATGGAAGAAATGGCATGGTGGAATCTACCATTTTTTTTACCCTCGATTCTCTCCACAtaccttctgggtatataccaggATTATACGACATAGTGGATGTTGTTGCTGTGGACACTATGCAACCACACTGTTCTTGGAGAGCAGTATCAATGACCCCACTGGAAATGGTGAACTAA